A genomic region of Alligator mississippiensis isolate rAllMis1 chromosome 4, rAllMis1, whole genome shotgun sequence contains the following coding sequences:
- the MCHR1 gene encoding melanin-concentrating hormone receptor 1 — MDLLPFGLNISNNSEPGANLTAAKWPGLQSISYTSIIMPSVFGIICLLGTAGNSVVIFTVVKKSKFHWCHNVTDIFIINLSVVDLLFLLGMPFMIHQLLGNGIWHFGETMCTLITAMDANSQFTSTYILTAMSIDRYLATVHPISSSRFRKPFVATLVICLLWILSFISITPVWLYARLIPFPDGTVGCGIRLPHPETDLYWFTLYQFFLAFTLPFVVIAAAYARILQHMKTSVAPTTQRSIQLRLKRVTRTAIAICLVFFTCWSTYHLLQLIQLSISRPTLTFYYTYNAAISLGYANSCLNPFVYIMLCDTFRQRLVLSVKPMAQE, encoded by the exons ATGGATCTTCTGCCCTTCGGACTGAACATCAGCAACAACTCTGAACCTGGAGCCAACCTGACTGCTGCCA AGTGGCCAGGTCTGCAGAGCATCTCTTATACCAGTATTATCATGCCTTCTGTGTTTGGCATTATCTgtctgctgggcactgctggcaaCTCTGTAGTCATCTTTACTGTCGTGAAAAAGTCCAAGTTCCACTGGTGTCACAATGTCACAGACATCTTTATTATCAATCTCTCAGTCGTGGACCTCCTCTTCCTCTTGGGCATGCCCTTCATGATCCACCAGCTCCTGGGAAATGGCATCTGGCACTTTGGTGAGACGATGTGTACACTCATCACTGCCATGGACGCTAACAGTCAATTCACCAGCACTTACATTCTGACTGCTATGTCCATTGACCGGTATTTAGCTACAGTTCACCCCATCTCCTCTTCAAGATTCAGGAAGCCCTTTGTTGCTACCTTGGTTATCTGTCTCCTCTGGATACTCTCTTTTATCAGCATTACCCCAGTTTGGCTCTATGCCAGGCTTATTCCATTCCCTGACGGTACTGTGGGTTGTGGTATCCGCCTTCCACATCCAGAAACTGACTTGTACTGGTTCACTTTGTACCAGTTTTTTCTGGCCTTCACCCTTCCCTTTGTGGTCATTGCAGCTGCCTATGCACGCATCCTCCAACACATGAAGACTTCCGTAGCCCCAACTACTCAGCGCAGCATCCAGCTGAGGCTCAAGCGAGTGACACGAACTGCCATTGCTATATGTCTGGTCTTCTTTACCTGTTGGTCAACATATCACCTGCTACAGTTGATACAGCTGTCCATCAGCCGCCCAACCCTTACCTTCTACTACACGTACAATGCAGCCATCAGCCTGGGCTATGCAAACAGTTGCCTGAACCCCTTTGTGTATATTATGCTCTGTGACACTTTTCGTCAACGCCTGGTCCTCTCTGTCAAGCCTATGGCACAGGAGTAG